In the genome of Eschrichtius robustus isolate mEscRob2 chromosome 12, mEscRob2.pri, whole genome shotgun sequence, one region contains:
- the TMCC1 gene encoding transmembrane and coiled-coil domains protein 1 isoform X3, whose protein sequence is MILSGSHTLEGHSGAPNSQIERLEVSSLAQTSSAVASSTDGSLHTDAVDGTPDPQRTKAAIAHLQQKILKLTEQIKIAQTARDDNVAEYLKLANSADKQQAARIKQVFEKKNQKSAQTILQLQKKLEHYHRKLREVEQNGIPRQPKDVFRDMHQGLKDVGAKVTGFSEGVVDSVKGGLSSFSQATHSAAGAVVSKPREIASLIRNKFGSADNIPNLKDSLEEGQVDDGGKALGVISNFQSSPKYGSEEDCSSATSGSVGANSTAGGIAVGASSSKTNTLDMQSSGFDALLHEIQEIRETQARLEESFETLKEHYQRDYSLIMQALQEERYRCERLEEQLNDLTELHQNEILNLKQELASMEEKIAYQSYERARDIQEALEACQTRISKMELQQQQQQVVQLEGLENATARNLLGKLINILLAVMAVLLVFVSTVANCVVPLMKTRNRTFSTLFLVVFIAFLWKHWDALFSYVERFFSSSR, encoded by the exons ATGATTCTAAGTGGGAGTCACACACTGGAAGGACATAGTGGGGCTCCGAACAGCCAG ATCGAGCGGTTGGAAGTAAGCAGCCTCGCCCAGACTTCCAGTGCGGTGGCCTCCAGCACTGATGGCAGCCTCCACACAGACGCTGTGGATGGAACACCAGACCCTCAGCGCACAAAGGCTGCTATTGCTCACTTGCAGCAGAAGATCCTGAAGCTCACAGAACAAATCAAGATTGCACAAACAGCCCGGGACGACAACGTTGCCGAGTACCTGAAGCTTGCCAACAGTGCGGACAAGCAGCAGGCCGCCCGTATCAAGCAGGTCTTTGAGAAGAAGAACCAGAAGTCTGCCCAGACCATCCTCCAACTACAAAAGAAGCTTGAGCACTACCATAGGAAGCTCCGAGAGGTGGAGCAGAATGGGATCCCCCGGCAGCCAAAGGACGTCTTCAGGGACATGCACCAGGGTCTGAAGGATGTGGGAGCAAAGGTGACCGGCTTCAGTGAAGGTGTAGTGGACAGTGTTAAAGGTGGACTCTCCAGCTTCTCCCAGGCAACCCATTCAGCAGCAGGGGCCGTGGTCTCTAAGCCCAGAGAGATCGCTTCACTAATTCGGAATAAGTTTGGCAGTGCAGACAATATCCCTAACCTGAAGGACTCTTTAGAGGAAGGGCAAGTGGATGATGGGGGAAAGGCTTTGGGAGTAATTTCAAACTTTCAGTCCAGCCCCAAATATGGTAGTGAGGAAGATTGTTCTAGTGCCACGTCAGGCTCAGTGGGAGCCAACAGCACCGCTGGAGGCATTGCTGTAGGAGCATCCAGCTCCAAAACAAACACCCTGGACATGCAGAGCTCAGGATTTGATGCACTACTACATGAGATCCAGGAGATCCGGGAAACCCAGGCCAGACTAGAGGAATCCTTTGAGACCCTCAAGGAACATTATCAGAGGGACTATTCATTAATAATGCAGGCCTTACAGGAGGAGCGATATAG ATGTGAACGAttagaagaacaactaaatgaccTAACAGAGCTCCACCAGAATGAAATCTTGAACTTGAAGCAGGAATTGGCCAGCATGGAAGAGAAAATTGCATATCAGTCCTATGAACGGGCTCGGGACATCCAG GAGGCCCTGGAGGCGTGCCAGACCCGCATCTCCAAGATGGagttgcagcagcagcagcagcaggtggTACAGCTGGAGGGGCTGGAGAATGCCACCGCCCGGAACCTTCTGGGCAAACTCATCAACATCCTCCTGGCGGTCATGGCAGTCCTTCTGGTCTTTGTCTCCACGGTAGCCAACTGCGTGGTTCCCCTCATGAAGACTCGCAACAGGACGTTCAGCACTTTATTCCTTGTGGTTTTCATTGCCTTTCTCTGGAAGCACTGGGATGCCCTCTTCAGCTACGTGGAACGGTTCTTTTCCTCCTCCAGATGA
- the TMCC1 gene encoding transmembrane and coiled-coil domains protein 1 isoform X4 gives MVQRFSLRRQLSKIERLEVSSLAQTSSAVASSTDGSLHTDAVDGTPDPQRTKAAIAHLQQKILKLTEQIKIAQTARDDNVAEYLKLANSADKQQAARIKQVFEKKNQKSAQTILQLQKKLEHYHRKLREVEQNGIPRQPKDVFRDMHQGLKDVGAKVTGFSEGVVDSVKGGLSSFSQATHSAAGAVVSKPREIASLIRNKFGSADNIPNLKDSLEEGQVDDGGKALGVISNFQSSPKYGSEEDCSSATSGSVGANSTAGGIAVGASSSKTNTLDMQSSGFDALLHEIQEIRETQARLEESFETLKEHYQRDYSLIMQALQEERYRCERLEEQLNDLTELHQNEILNLKQELASMEEKIAYQSYERARDIQEALEACQTRISKMELQQQQQQVVQLEGLENATARNLLGKLINILLAVMAVLLVFVSTVANCVVPLMKTRNRTFSTLFLVVFIAFLWKHWDALFSYVERFFSSSR, from the exons ATCGAGCGGTTGGAAGTAAGCAGCCTCGCCCAGACTTCCAGTGCGGTGGCCTCCAGCACTGATGGCAGCCTCCACACAGACGCTGTGGATGGAACACCAGACCCTCAGCGCACAAAGGCTGCTATTGCTCACTTGCAGCAGAAGATCCTGAAGCTCACAGAACAAATCAAGATTGCACAAACAGCCCGGGACGACAACGTTGCCGAGTACCTGAAGCTTGCCAACAGTGCGGACAAGCAGCAGGCCGCCCGTATCAAGCAGGTCTTTGAGAAGAAGAACCAGAAGTCTGCCCAGACCATCCTCCAACTACAAAAGAAGCTTGAGCACTACCATAGGAAGCTCCGAGAGGTGGAGCAGAATGGGATCCCCCGGCAGCCAAAGGACGTCTTCAGGGACATGCACCAGGGTCTGAAGGATGTGGGAGCAAAGGTGACCGGCTTCAGTGAAGGTGTAGTGGACAGTGTTAAAGGTGGACTCTCCAGCTTCTCCCAGGCAACCCATTCAGCAGCAGGGGCCGTGGTCTCTAAGCCCAGAGAGATCGCTTCACTAATTCGGAATAAGTTTGGCAGTGCAGACAATATCCCTAACCTGAAGGACTCTTTAGAGGAAGGGCAAGTGGATGATGGGGGAAAGGCTTTGGGAGTAATTTCAAACTTTCAGTCCAGCCCCAAATATGGTAGTGAGGAAGATTGTTCTAGTGCCACGTCAGGCTCAGTGGGAGCCAACAGCACCGCTGGAGGCATTGCTGTAGGAGCATCCAGCTCCAAAACAAACACCCTGGACATGCAGAGCTCAGGATTTGATGCACTACTACATGAGATCCAGGAGATCCGGGAAACCCAGGCCAGACTAGAGGAATCCTTTGAGACCCTCAAGGAACATTATCAGAGGGACTATTCATTAATAATGCAGGCCTTACAGGAGGAGCGATATAG ATGTGAACGAttagaagaacaactaaatgaccTAACAGAGCTCCACCAGAATGAAATCTTGAACTTGAAGCAGGAATTGGCCAGCATGGAAGAGAAAATTGCATATCAGTCCTATGAACGGGCTCGGGACATCCAG GAGGCCCTGGAGGCGTGCCAGACCCGCATCTCCAAGATGGagttgcagcagcagcagcagcaggtggTACAGCTGGAGGGGCTGGAGAATGCCACCGCCCGGAACCTTCTGGGCAAACTCATCAACATCCTCCTGGCGGTCATGGCAGTCCTTCTGGTCTTTGTCTCCACGGTAGCCAACTGCGTGGTTCCCCTCATGAAGACTCGCAACAGGACGTTCAGCACTTTATTCCTTGTGGTTTTCATTGCCTTTCTCTGGAAGCACTGGGATGCCCTCTTCAGCTACGTGGAACGGTTCTTTTCCTCCTCCAGATGA
- the TMCC1 gene encoding transmembrane and coiled-coil domains protein 1 isoform X6 gives MKSEWKAEIERLEVSSLAQTSSAVASSTDGSLHTDAVDGTPDPQRTKAAIAHLQQKILKLTEQIKIAQTARDDNVAEYLKLANSADKQQAARIKQVFEKKNQKSAQTILQLQKKLEHYHRKLREVEQNGIPRQPKDVFRDMHQGLKDVGAKVTGFSEGVVDSVKGGLSSFSQATHSAAGAVVSKPREIASLIRNKFGSADNIPNLKDSLEEGQVDDGGKALGVISNFQSSPKYGSEEDCSSATSGSVGANSTAGGIAVGASSSKTNTLDMQSSGFDALLHEIQEIRETQARLEESFETLKEHYQRDYSLIMQALQEERYRCERLEEQLNDLTELHQNEILNLKQELASMEEKIAYQSYERARDIQEALEACQTRISKMELQQQQQQVVQLEGLENATARNLLGKLINILLAVMAVLLVFVSTVANCVVPLMKTRNRTFSTLFLVVFIAFLWKHWDALFSYVERFFSSSR, from the exons ATCGAGCGGTTGGAAGTAAGCAGCCTCGCCCAGACTTCCAGTGCGGTGGCCTCCAGCACTGATGGCAGCCTCCACACAGACGCTGTGGATGGAACACCAGACCCTCAGCGCACAAAGGCTGCTATTGCTCACTTGCAGCAGAAGATCCTGAAGCTCACAGAACAAATCAAGATTGCACAAACAGCCCGGGACGACAACGTTGCCGAGTACCTGAAGCTTGCCAACAGTGCGGACAAGCAGCAGGCCGCCCGTATCAAGCAGGTCTTTGAGAAGAAGAACCAGAAGTCTGCCCAGACCATCCTCCAACTACAAAAGAAGCTTGAGCACTACCATAGGAAGCTCCGAGAGGTGGAGCAGAATGGGATCCCCCGGCAGCCAAAGGACGTCTTCAGGGACATGCACCAGGGTCTGAAGGATGTGGGAGCAAAGGTGACCGGCTTCAGTGAAGGTGTAGTGGACAGTGTTAAAGGTGGACTCTCCAGCTTCTCCCAGGCAACCCATTCAGCAGCAGGGGCCGTGGTCTCTAAGCCCAGAGAGATCGCTTCACTAATTCGGAATAAGTTTGGCAGTGCAGACAATATCCCTAACCTGAAGGACTCTTTAGAGGAAGGGCAAGTGGATGATGGGGGAAAGGCTTTGGGAGTAATTTCAAACTTTCAGTCCAGCCCCAAATATGGTAGTGAGGAAGATTGTTCTAGTGCCACGTCAGGCTCAGTGGGAGCCAACAGCACCGCTGGAGGCATTGCTGTAGGAGCATCCAGCTCCAAAACAAACACCCTGGACATGCAGAGCTCAGGATTTGATGCACTACTACATGAGATCCAGGAGATCCGGGAAACCCAGGCCAGACTAGAGGAATCCTTTGAGACCCTCAAGGAACATTATCAGAGGGACTATTCATTAATAATGCAGGCCTTACAGGAGGAGCGATATAG ATGTGAACGAttagaagaacaactaaatgaccTAACAGAGCTCCACCAGAATGAAATCTTGAACTTGAAGCAGGAATTGGCCAGCATGGAAGAGAAAATTGCATATCAGTCCTATGAACGGGCTCGGGACATCCAG GAGGCCCTGGAGGCGTGCCAGACCCGCATCTCCAAGATGGagttgcagcagcagcagcagcaggtggTACAGCTGGAGGGGCTGGAGAATGCCACCGCCCGGAACCTTCTGGGCAAACTCATCAACATCCTCCTGGCGGTCATGGCAGTCCTTCTGGTCTTTGTCTCCACGGTAGCCAACTGCGTGGTTCCCCTCATGAAGACTCGCAACAGGACGTTCAGCACTTTATTCCTTGTGGTTTTCATTGCCTTTCTCTGGAAGCACTGGGATGCCCTCTTCAGCTACGTGGAACGGTTCTTTTCCTCCTCCAGATGA
- the TMCC1 gene encoding transmembrane and coiled-coil domains protein 1 isoform X5: MEPSLSSETIERLEVSSLAQTSSAVASSTDGSLHTDAVDGTPDPQRTKAAIAHLQQKILKLTEQIKIAQTARDDNVAEYLKLANSADKQQAARIKQVFEKKNQKSAQTILQLQKKLEHYHRKLREVEQNGIPRQPKDVFRDMHQGLKDVGAKVTGFSEGVVDSVKGGLSSFSQATHSAAGAVVSKPREIASLIRNKFGSADNIPNLKDSLEEGQVDDGGKALGVISNFQSSPKYGSEEDCSSATSGSVGANSTAGGIAVGASSSKTNTLDMQSSGFDALLHEIQEIRETQARLEESFETLKEHYQRDYSLIMQALQEERYRCERLEEQLNDLTELHQNEILNLKQELASMEEKIAYQSYERARDIQEALEACQTRISKMELQQQQQQVVQLEGLENATARNLLGKLINILLAVMAVLLVFVSTVANCVVPLMKTRNRTFSTLFLVVFIAFLWKHWDALFSYVERFFSSSR, from the exons ATCGAGCGGTTGGAAGTAAGCAGCCTCGCCCAGACTTCCAGTGCGGTGGCCTCCAGCACTGATGGCAGCCTCCACACAGACGCTGTGGATGGAACACCAGACCCTCAGCGCACAAAGGCTGCTATTGCTCACTTGCAGCAGAAGATCCTGAAGCTCACAGAACAAATCAAGATTGCACAAACAGCCCGGGACGACAACGTTGCCGAGTACCTGAAGCTTGCCAACAGTGCGGACAAGCAGCAGGCCGCCCGTATCAAGCAGGTCTTTGAGAAGAAGAACCAGAAGTCTGCCCAGACCATCCTCCAACTACAAAAGAAGCTTGAGCACTACCATAGGAAGCTCCGAGAGGTGGAGCAGAATGGGATCCCCCGGCAGCCAAAGGACGTCTTCAGGGACATGCACCAGGGTCTGAAGGATGTGGGAGCAAAGGTGACCGGCTTCAGTGAAGGTGTAGTGGACAGTGTTAAAGGTGGACTCTCCAGCTTCTCCCAGGCAACCCATTCAGCAGCAGGGGCCGTGGTCTCTAAGCCCAGAGAGATCGCTTCACTAATTCGGAATAAGTTTGGCAGTGCAGACAATATCCCTAACCTGAAGGACTCTTTAGAGGAAGGGCAAGTGGATGATGGGGGAAAGGCTTTGGGAGTAATTTCAAACTTTCAGTCCAGCCCCAAATATGGTAGTGAGGAAGATTGTTCTAGTGCCACGTCAGGCTCAGTGGGAGCCAACAGCACCGCTGGAGGCATTGCTGTAGGAGCATCCAGCTCCAAAACAAACACCCTGGACATGCAGAGCTCAGGATTTGATGCACTACTACATGAGATCCAGGAGATCCGGGAAACCCAGGCCAGACTAGAGGAATCCTTTGAGACCCTCAAGGAACATTATCAGAGGGACTATTCATTAATAATGCAGGCCTTACAGGAGGAGCGATATAG ATGTGAACGAttagaagaacaactaaatgaccTAACAGAGCTCCACCAGAATGAAATCTTGAACTTGAAGCAGGAATTGGCCAGCATGGAAGAGAAAATTGCATATCAGTCCTATGAACGGGCTCGGGACATCCAG GAGGCCCTGGAGGCGTGCCAGACCCGCATCTCCAAGATGGagttgcagcagcagcagcagcaggtggTACAGCTGGAGGGGCTGGAGAATGCCACCGCCCGGAACCTTCTGGGCAAACTCATCAACATCCTCCTGGCGGTCATGGCAGTCCTTCTGGTCTTTGTCTCCACGGTAGCCAACTGCGTGGTTCCCCTCATGAAGACTCGCAACAGGACGTTCAGCACTTTATTCCTTGTGGTTTTCATTGCCTTTCTCTGGAAGCACTGGGATGCCCTCTTCAGCTACGTGGAACGGTTCTTTTCCTCCTCCAGATGA
- the TMCC1 gene encoding transmembrane and coiled-coil domains protein 1 isoform X2 has translation MQEIEPELWLRKALRRIGYAGMLMWCGCTCLLCERHFSESVKIERLEVSSLAQTSSAVASSTDGSLHTDAVDGTPDPQRTKAAIAHLQQKILKLTEQIKIAQTARDDNVAEYLKLANSADKQQAARIKQVFEKKNQKSAQTILQLQKKLEHYHRKLREVEQNGIPRQPKDVFRDMHQGLKDVGAKVTGFSEGVVDSVKGGLSSFSQATHSAAGAVVSKPREIASLIRNKFGSADNIPNLKDSLEEGQVDDGGKALGVISNFQSSPKYGSEEDCSSATSGSVGANSTAGGIAVGASSSKTNTLDMQSSGFDALLHEIQEIRETQARLEESFETLKEHYQRDYSLIMQALQEERYRCERLEEQLNDLTELHQNEILNLKQELASMEEKIAYQSYERARDIQEALEACQTRISKMELQQQQQQVVQLEGLENATARNLLGKLINILLAVMAVLLVFVSTVANCVVPLMKTRNRTFSTLFLVVFIAFLWKHWDALFSYVERFFSSSR, from the exons ATCGAGCGGTTGGAAGTAAGCAGCCTCGCCCAGACTTCCAGTGCGGTGGCCTCCAGCACTGATGGCAGCCTCCACACAGACGCTGTGGATGGAACACCAGACCCTCAGCGCACAAAGGCTGCTATTGCTCACTTGCAGCAGAAGATCCTGAAGCTCACAGAACAAATCAAGATTGCACAAACAGCCCGGGACGACAACGTTGCCGAGTACCTGAAGCTTGCCAACAGTGCGGACAAGCAGCAGGCCGCCCGTATCAAGCAGGTCTTTGAGAAGAAGAACCAGAAGTCTGCCCAGACCATCCTCCAACTACAAAAGAAGCTTGAGCACTACCATAGGAAGCTCCGAGAGGTGGAGCAGAATGGGATCCCCCGGCAGCCAAAGGACGTCTTCAGGGACATGCACCAGGGTCTGAAGGATGTGGGAGCAAAGGTGACCGGCTTCAGTGAAGGTGTAGTGGACAGTGTTAAAGGTGGACTCTCCAGCTTCTCCCAGGCAACCCATTCAGCAGCAGGGGCCGTGGTCTCTAAGCCCAGAGAGATCGCTTCACTAATTCGGAATAAGTTTGGCAGTGCAGACAATATCCCTAACCTGAAGGACTCTTTAGAGGAAGGGCAAGTGGATGATGGGGGAAAGGCTTTGGGAGTAATTTCAAACTTTCAGTCCAGCCCCAAATATGGTAGTGAGGAAGATTGTTCTAGTGCCACGTCAGGCTCAGTGGGAGCCAACAGCACCGCTGGAGGCATTGCTGTAGGAGCATCCAGCTCCAAAACAAACACCCTGGACATGCAGAGCTCAGGATTTGATGCACTACTACATGAGATCCAGGAGATCCGGGAAACCCAGGCCAGACTAGAGGAATCCTTTGAGACCCTCAAGGAACATTATCAGAGGGACTATTCATTAATAATGCAGGCCTTACAGGAGGAGCGATATAG ATGTGAACGAttagaagaacaactaaatgaccTAACAGAGCTCCACCAGAATGAAATCTTGAACTTGAAGCAGGAATTGGCCAGCATGGAAGAGAAAATTGCATATCAGTCCTATGAACGGGCTCGGGACATCCAG GAGGCCCTGGAGGCGTGCCAGACCCGCATCTCCAAGATGGagttgcagcagcagcagcagcaggtggTACAGCTGGAGGGGCTGGAGAATGCCACCGCCCGGAACCTTCTGGGCAAACTCATCAACATCCTCCTGGCGGTCATGGCAGTCCTTCTGGTCTTTGTCTCCACGGTAGCCAACTGCGTGGTTCCCCTCATGAAGACTCGCAACAGGACGTTCAGCACTTTATTCCTTGTGGTTTTCATTGCCTTTCTCTGGAAGCACTGGGATGCCCTCTTCAGCTACGTGGAACGGTTCTTTTCCTCCTCCAGATGA